Below is a genomic region from Mustela lutreola isolate mMusLut2 chromosome 1, mMusLut2.pri, whole genome shotgun sequence.
agagagaaaggagaggaaattaTACAAGATAGGACATTTGAGAGTTCTGGACAGGCCATCCGTCTATGCTGGCCTCCTCCTAATACACAGAATATGTCTAAACTagaattcttcttcctttttaattaagAGCCATGTGGAATGAATGATTTTTCATTGTTCAGCTGCGTGTATTGTAATTTTCATAATGTATTACATTGAAGCCAATCTATTGCCTATGCAAAATATAGGATTTTCTTGAAACTTGCTTCTCAGAATATTTCAAGACTTTTGACACACCTTTATAAACCTGTTCTGTATTCCCAAGTCTCCAATAAAGAGAACATAATCTTTAGTAAAGGTAGTCacaaactttttttctaaaaaaaaacctaaattttaTGTATGAAGCCCTTTTCTACCTATTTGTGTGCCCCACTCCAGTTCAATATCCCTGATGTTTTTACCTAGAAGATTTGACCACATTAATCCATTGAAGCTGTTCTTCAAAATCCTAAAACATCCTTTTCAGCTCTAAAAAAGACTTCCAAGTTATTCCTGTTAGCCCGAAGATCAAAATATAACATGGCAAAAGACAATCATGGCAAAAGACAAATAGCTGTGGTCCTTTGGCTACCTGAGTATCTTCTGACAAAGCTGAAgctaaaaaaagaaggaaagacagaaaaaaggagCAGAAAGAATAGAGTAAATATCATAATATTACAGCGATTTTTTCAAAAGGAGCacgtatttttttctttttttaaagatccacactgggtgaggtgcataaacaataaattttggaacacacacaaaaaaattaaattaaaaaaaaaaaagattcatacaGTCTGTTAGCAAATGTATTAGGATGCAGTGGTTACTATTTTTAGAAATGGCCTTACTATTTTCATGATcctctttttaaacttcttgttgctaatacttaaaaattttaatgataaagGAAAACTTTTTCTTGCAATATTAATACAACTGTACAGTCTTGTAATGCATAATGGTACCAAGAGTTGGAGCCCTCCCTTTCCATTGGCTTGGATTTAACTTTAATGAATGCAAAATTTTGTACTTTCTCACTCTCACCCACTAGGCAATGGCAGTGAATACCCATAGCAAATGCCATAAAGCACTTCAAACGTGAATGAACATCAAGGCTTAGCTGGTTATACTAATCTTTCTTCATTTCCCAAAAAACTATCTTTTAAACTTCAGACTTCAATTTTTTACAACTATTCtcacatgaatttatttttaagaactaaaaCATTACTCTAAAACATACTATTAGCTTATTAAGAACTAccctaaaaattatttctatggaAGTCTTCCacacaacaaaaaccaaaactatttattttttcagtttagaAGTCGCATGGtagtttttaagtaatctctacacccaacatggggcccgaACTTACAACTccaagagttgcaggctctactgactgagccaaccaggtgcccctcacatagtatttttttaagcacGATTAAAAACACTCCATTTGTGATTTTCATAAAGGATATGAAAGTCTGAACAAAAGTCATCTACATCCTCAGATCCTTAACTGCATGGAAGAAATTTTGTGACATTCACAATCCCTAAGTTGTAAAACTTTAGCAATAATACTCTGGCCTTGAACCTTCAGTTTTAAAAGTCACCTGAGATTCCACACTTGACCTAGAACAAAGCAGCAATTTTTCCGaatcctctctgtgcctccgaGTCCAAAGTTCCCCTACACTTTGAGACCTGGGGAACAGGGTCTCAAATTGGATATAAGTTTCTTTTGCCAGATCGTCTTCCCAGAAAGATTCTGACCCACATTGCAGTTTACAGACTTTgtacaacaggaaaaaaatcaatggcaAAACAACAACACAGGCAATACTGCTCACCACGACAAggaaagacacttgagaatcacctTCTTTCACTCTGTCAGTAGAAAACGTAATACATTGGTCTTTCTGGGGAGATGCTCCTTTTGGACAGACACATGCTGTGTATTCCCTACCAGGCTCCAAGCCATCTATGGTTACTTGATTCTTGCTGGAGTCTgcattcagcagcagcagctctttctcACCGTACTTGGAGTACAACACGGTCATCTCAGACTGGTGTGTGGTATTGACGGTGTTCCACATCAAAGTCACACTCTCTTCAGTCTCACGGACTATCCTGAGATTTTCTACTGTGGCATTCTTTTGCATTGGTGTCATTTGATTCACTGATGCCAACTCTTCTTTTTTACTTGCACTAGCTGAGGGAAGCTTACCTCTACCTACTTCcacctttaaatttcttttcccatCTGGGTGGAGCTGGAGTGACTGCTGGCTGGCGATGGTGGGGCTTGTTGAAATTCTGTTGCTTGGAGTTGTGACTGAAGACATGatggaggaggggaaagcagatgAGAAGAAAGCAGCGGAGGGAGGAGATGAAgtagaagtagaaagaaaaatggaagaagcggggaaggaagggaaggaagaaggccaGGCAGATGACCGTGAACCAGGTAGGGACGTAGCTCTAGATCCTGGCTGGACTTCTTCCTCAGGGTGATCTCTAGTTCTTTCAGAGATATCTGATGATAGAGTAGTCGTGACAACACCAACCACTGTCACAGTAACCACAGCTTCTGACATTCCAGCCAAATTTTTGGCCTTACATTTGTAATCCCCAGCATCCTTATAAGAAATGCCTGTCAAGCTTATTATGGACCATCTGACTCCTTCCCCTGGAGATTCCTGAATTActgtaagaaaaaatacatatactctgtaaggggaaaaaaaggagacactCAAACAACATGCTAACCAATCTGGTTCTACATGCATCCTTTTCACATAAACCAAGAGGGAAATAGCACACAATCACCAGTCTCTGATGACAGGTATAGTTCAGGTCTAGGGCATGCCAAGTACCATGAGGTCTATATGGggaatggtattttaaaaagacacaaggCTGTGAATTGGGAGACTTAGCTTTAGTAAATGTTTGTCCACAGATGAATATGTAATTTCAGACAAGTCAATTAGGATCTTTAGGcctctgttttctgtatttttagaatAAGGGGATAAGACAAAGTGGTCTCAAAGATGCTCTCCAATTTTAACTCACCATGGTTCTCTAAAATGGTTATTATAAGATCTTACTtaaatatttccccaaatattttttcattgccATAAAAATGCTATCTATCTACATAGCCAGATAGCATAACAGATCATTTTCTGGCATAGAGAAGTCATAATTAGTATTCTCagtctttcattttatatttaatctagATAAGTTAATAAGCCATGGATTCTTTTATTTGTAGAATAATACAtagttttaggggcgcctgggtggctcagtgggttaagcctctgccttcagctcaggtcatgatctcagggtcctgggatagagcccggcttcaggctttttgctcagcagggagcctgcttcccctctctctctgcctgcctctccgcctacttgtaatctctctctctgtatgtcaaataaataaataaataatattaaaaataataataatatatagttTTTGTATTAGAATTTTACTTTCCTAAACACTGAAATCTAACATATtaccattctgtcttgatttCTGAaactttctgaagaaaaataatatactaAACAGTATCCTAGTATCTCAAAATTTAACTTACTACTTTAAGCTGTGGGCCATTTACTATCTATTAGTAAGAATATTAGGCCTTAACTATTTCTTCTTCCATCaggtttcattatttttactttgatttacatttacctctattttactttgatttacaattaattttttaaatttaattttattttttcagtgttcaaggttcaatgtttatgcaccacacccagtgctccatgcaatgtgtgcgctccttaatatccaccaccaggctcacccaaccccccacctccttcccctccaaaaccctcagtttgtttctcagaaacaaataaaatttacatttaattttaaatatatcactagttttttaaatatatcacttTAATTCACCAGAATATCACTACTGAAACTAAAGCTGAAGCATTGAGTTGGTTATAGTAGGATCTAAAAAGTCTATGTAACcagtatttctaaaaattatactttttgcTTCATGATAAGGTTTGtatgtaatttattatataataatcatTCAAAAATGAGAAACTTACATGAAAATCTTTTCTAAGAAAACTGTAATAGTTACACATTTTTAAGTGAGTCATATCCAAGATGACGCAGCAAGACAAGGGGCCTTATTTGCAATCATCTATCCACTGGATCATGttttctatcaaaaaaaaatcagattgtcTAATTTCATCTATGTAATTAGATAAACTgaggaaaatattaacaaataaaaagaacctttcaaatttttttcatcCAACAATCCTGGcatattttattagaatttacTAGCcaattttggggatgcctgggtggctcagttggtgaagcgtctgcctttctcaggtcatgatcccagggtcctgggatcgagccctttatcaggctccctgctcacggggagcctgcttctccctctcccactccctgtgcccatgctctctctctctctctctctcaaataaataaactctttttaaaaaggaataaagaaaataccTGTGTGATTAACTGGTGAGCTGTCAGACCTGGTCCATGTGAGCTGTGGGGTAGGGTACCCAGTAGCATCACACCGCAGCAGAACATTACTGCCCAGGGCAGATGTGATCTGGGTGGCCGAGGTCATAACAGATGGCTTCAGACACTGCTCCAGCTCAGCCCGCTGAAACAAAATCCCTGTCAGGCGCTCAGGCTCGCTACAAATCATTAGAGGATCAAGCAGCACTACAGCAGGGTCAGCAACTTTTGACAGCTCGATCACTTTGGAAATGTGGCAGTCACAGAACCAAGGGTTGTCCTGCAGACCTAAacgagaagggaggaaaagatggaCAAAGATTATTGTGTTGACTTCTATTTACATCACAACCTCTCAGGCAAGCAAGTATCTGAATTATCTCCCTAAAAATAAAGGTGCTTTGAGAGATGGAATGGAGTTGCCTCCCTGTCAATTTTGCTCTGCAATTTGGCTACCTGAATGAATACAGCCTGTCAGGTCAGGTCGTTAATGATCATAGCCAACATTTATTGTGCATGTACTCTGGGCAAGGCTCTGTTCTAAGTGCTTgtctgtattatttcatttaatcctaaaaATCCTATGAGAAAGAGGATTACTATCCCcatcttaaaaatgaagaagctgagataCAGAGAAATCAAATTATTTGAGCAGGGCCATATAGCTTAATCAGTATCCGAGCCAAGATTTTAATTCAAGTACCACAGAATACTATAAAACACTGCTAGAGATATTTCTAGAGTGCTAGGAAAGTATATTATTGTCAGTATTGGAGGGTGTAGAGAGGCCCCCTAATTCAGCCCGCACTGTGTCACGGTTTTGCATGATTTGAAGACCTTTGAAGGTAGTACAAGTTCTGTGTAGCAAAAGTACAGAGTGAGATGAAGGCAATGTCAGGAGATAAGACTGGAGAATGGCAGAGGCTAGAACAGAGCTTGGCATGAATGTCATATATGGTGGCCAAGAAGGTGCACTGCTCAAATCCCCCTTCAAGAGAGAATCAGCAGCAGAAATACAGTTAGCTGACAGCCTCCGGTTGGAGGACTGCCTCCCTCAGCTTTCAAACTGTTAGCAGAAGTGTGTTGGCCCTCAAGGGGACCATCAGTGAGAGCTTTCAAGGAAAGTGAGGAAGATGTAACTACTGGAAACTAGAGGAAAGCAGACCCTTTGATGGCACGGCAGAAAGTTGAGAAACATTGTCACGCGTGGTTAACATGGAAAGTATAAAGTGCACTCAGTGAAACAAACATTCTCCCTAAGGATATTTCCATACCAAGTGCTGCAAGTGCTACCTGATGTCTTCTTGCTGCTCATGGTAAAATGGAAAGGACAGTTAAAGGAAGAACTGTTCAAGAGAAAGGAGACAAAACTTGCAGGGTTCaataataaaactgaacataattaaaaaaaattaaaaataaaattcaaacaaaaaacCCCGCTTCTTACTCCCAGCCTCTCCAAAGTTCTCAAACTAAGAAAGGGTTTCCAAGCAAAAATCAAATCTAGGGAGGGtgaaactataaaattatttGCTAAGATCACAGAAAGATCTAAGATAGTGCTTCAGAGCCCTTGGCAGACAAAAGTCTCTCTAAGGCTATTAAGGGTGATAATGTCCTACAACAGCTTCACATAAAGCCCAAGGTTGCAAGAGATTTATCTCAATAATGTTTGTGGTTGTGGGTTTTTACAAATAGATTATACATTGATTCATAAGGGAAAAAGACAGaactgcaatttttaaaaatgctaaccatGTTGGAAGATTTAACTGTCcatttataaattctatttaggtctatttttgttttaatataaatttctgtatgtgtctatttttattatattagcaCTTGATGATTGGTTCATATTCTTCTGCCAGTATTAGTAAAAACTtgctaggttttttttaaatcttcttagAAAATTCATTTCTTCCATAGGTGAATCACCTTGAACTTCTTACATTTAGTCCTGTGTGCCTATGGCCAATCTCTAATATCCAGCTTGGATCATCAATTTCATTCTGTCATGTAGTAATTAATATGTGGATAAAACTTTATGCTCTCAAAACACTTGTTATGCTagatttttgctttataaaataataacaaaacagaTTGATAGTCACTGATTGCTTCCTATGTGGcaaatattgtactttgtcaagaATTGTAAAAGGTCTGAGCTTTCTACTACTTTAGGGGGACTAACACCTCCCAGTTAGCAAAAGACATAAGATTACTGGTTAGAGATGGAGGATAGTTTACAGCTCTGGAGGAAGACATTGTCTTCATTATACCAGGCAGTAAACATGCCTACCATTTCCCTGGACAGAGAAATATCTTTACCTTCCAAAGCAGTTCTGTTCACAGACATCCTTAAAATGATAGTTCAGGACAAAAGACAGACAGTGATGGTCTCTGCTCACAATACGTGCAGAAATGTGAGAGGCCATGGAAAATTATCTCCCAATAGTACTAAGCATGCTAAAGCATTTGTCTATTTCAATCCTGACAACAGAATGAGGTAGATAATATTAGCATCATACTCATTTTAAAGAGGAGAAAGCCAACACTCAGGTTAAGGGATCTTTCTCTGGTCATACAACTGGATatagtcaggatttgaaccttgGTATCCTTAGAGCTTTCATTCTC
It encodes:
- the LRIT3 gene encoding leucine-rich repeat, immunoglobulin-like domain and transmembrane domain-containing protein 3 encodes the protein MRLSACLCIVLISFLEGVSCSCPSQCTCDYQGRNDGTGSRSVLCNDMDMNEVPMNFPVDTVKLRIEKTVVRRIPAEAFYYLVELQYLWVTYNSVASLEASSFYNLKQLHELRLDGNSLAAFPWASLLDMPHLRTLDLHNNRITSVPNEVVRYLKNLAYLDLSSNRLTTLPPDFLESWSHSLTSSRSLELTPRRIVLGLQDNPWFCDCHISKVIELSKVADPAVVLLDPLMICSEPERLTGILFQRAELEQCLKPSVMTSATQITSALGSNVLLRCDATGYPTPQLTWTRSDSSPVNHTVIQESPGEGVRWSIISLTGISYKDAGDYKCKAKNLAGMSEAVVTVTVVGVVTTTLSSDISERTRDHPEEEVQPGSRATSLPGSRSSAWPSSFPSFPASSIFLSTSTSSPPSAAFFSSAFPSSIMSSVTTPSNRISTSPTIASQQSLQLHPDGKRNLKVEVGRGKLPSASASKKEELASVNQMTPMQKNATVENLRIVRETEESVTLMWNTVNTTHQSEMTVLYSKYGEKELLLLNADSSKNQVTIDGLEPGREYTACVCPKGASPQKDQCITFSTDRVKEGDSQVSFLVVVSSIACVVVLPLIFFLLYKVCKLQCGSESFWEDDLAKETYIQFETLFPRSQSVGELWTRRHREDSEKLLLCSRSSVESQVTFKTEGSRPEYYC